One Centroberyx gerrardi isolate f3 chromosome 2, fCenGer3.hap1.cur.20231027, whole genome shotgun sequence DNA window includes the following coding sequences:
- the LOC139921720 gene encoding MOB kinase activator 1B, which yields MSFLFGNRSSKTFKPKKNIPEGSHQYELLKHAEATLGSGNLRMAVMLPEGEDLNEWVAVNTVDFFNQINMLYGTITDFCTEESCPVMSAGPKYEYHWADGTNIKKPIKCSAPKYIDYLMTWVQDQLDDETLFPSKIGVPFKRNFMSVAKTILKRLFRVYAHIYHQHFDSVMQLQEEAHLNTSFKHFIFFVQEFNLIDRKELVPLQELIEKLTTKDR from the exons TGGAAATCGTTCATCCAAGACCTTCAAGCCCAAGAAGAATATTCCGGAGGGTTCTCACCAGTATGAGCTGTTGAAACATGCCGAGGCCACACTGGGAAGTGGAAATCTGCGCATGGCAGTCATGTTGCCTGAGGGGGAAGACTTGAATGAGTGGGTCGCAGTCAACA CTGTGGATTTCTTCAACCAGATCAATATGCTCTATGGCACCATCACAGACTTTTGCACTGAGGAAAGCTGTCCGGTCATGTCTGCTGGTCCTAA GTATGAGTACCACTGGGCTGATGGAACCAACATCAAGAAGCCAATCAAATGCTCTGCTCCCAAGTATATTGATTACCTCATGACCTGGGTGCAAGACCAGCTTGATGATGAGACACTTTTCCCTTCAAAGATTG GCGTCCCCTTTAAGCGAAACTTTATGTCTGTGGCGAAGACCATTCTGAAGCGCCTGTTCAGGGTCTACGCCCACATCTACCACCAGCACTTTGACTCTGTCATGCAACTGCAAGAGGAGGCCCACCTCAACACGTCGTTCAAACACTTCATCTTCTTTGTTCAA GAGTTCAACCTCATTGACAGGAAAGAGCTGGTCCCACTGCAGGAGCTGATTGAAAAACTGACGACAAAGGATAGATAA